ATTCATTCTGGATGCAATAAATGTTTGAGAAAGTTAACCTAAATAGAGATCAgattaaaaagagacaaacagattTAGAGCTTCATGGTTTATGCTTagcttgttattttatttctggacttgagcattctcttatttttttgataCCAATGCAGTTTTTTGAAGGACTCACTGAAGGCTTGTTTcacttgtttgtttctcagagtgtaAATGAATGGGTTCAACATGGGAGCTATGGATGACATTAGCACTGCCACACCCTTATTAATAGTCACTGATTCCTTTGCTGAAGGTTTCACATAGATGAAAATACAGCTTCCGTAGGTGATGGAAACAACAGTCATGTGAGAAGAACAAGTAGAAAAGGCTCTTTTCCTTTGTTGGGCAGAGGGGAATCGTAGAATGGTCTTGATGATGTGAATGTAAGACAGAAGAACACACACAAGGGTCAGAATGAAGGTCAGCACAGCACAGACCACAACCAACTGCTCTATGAGCCATGTGTCCGAGCATGAAATCTTCAAGATTGGAGATGCAtcacagaaaaaataatcaatcACATTTGAATCACAGAATTTCAAATTTAGGAACAGAGTAAGTGGTGGGAATATGATCAACAAGCCAGCCATCCAACAGCAGAGGACAAGCCTCTTGCAGACTCTGCTGTTCATGATGGTCACATAATGCAggggtttgcagatggccacatagcggtcataggacATTGTAGCCAAGAGAAAAAATTCTGTTACTCCAAAGACGTCGATAAAAAACACTTGAATAACGCAAATATTAAATGCAATTGACCTGTCACCTGTTGCTATGTTGTACAAATATCTAGGGATACATGCAGATGTGAATGAAATTTCTAATAAAGCAAAATTCTGTAGGAAGAAGTACATTGGTGTTTTAAGATGAGAGTCAACTAAAGTGAGGGATATGATGGTCAGGTTCCCAGTTATACTCAACACGTaagtaagaaatagaaacataaaaattggAATCTGAAGTTGAGGGTCATCTGTCAGTCCCAATAAGATGAAGGTTGTTACTGTGTGGTTTTTCATCACTGACTACTGAATTTTATTCAGTTTCACATAAAATTTAGAGATATTTGAATAGAGTGGTGTCAAAGCTAGATGGGAATAAACAGTGACTACCAGAGACAGCATACAAAGGAACATGTGGTTTCTTCTATAAATTAATGATTGATATTGCCAATACTCTGGCTActcagttgtttattttattttattcttttggcagTTTTGTGAGAgatgtttaaacttttttttttttaagtgagtggctactactattttttttattatgttatattaatcaccatacattacatcattagtttttgatgtagtgttccatgattcattgtttgcatataacacccagtgctccatgcagaacgtgccctctttaatacccatcaccaggctaacccatccccccaccccctcccctctagaatattaaacatatttttaaaaatgttctaccatctcattttcctcttttctttcacaGTTTTAATCTATACCCCAGAATGGATTTTCTCATGTGATTAGATATGACCTACATTGTGGTGTGTGattcaacaaaattataatttcttcttatatctaacattttttctttctttctttttttttttaagattttatttatttatttgagagagagaatgagacagagagcatgagagaggggagggtcagagggagaagtagactccccgctgagcagggagcccgatgcaggactcgatcctgggactccaggatcatgacctgagccgaaggcagccgcttaaccgactgagccacccaggcacccctcttctttaTTTCAAAAGTGAATATCTcgatttaatttgttttatgtcttttcttGAAGATGTGgtcatgataaaatataaatatataaaaactgatCTGGGCTCCATCAGGCTCTGCTGATCCATCTGTGACCTGCATTTTGCATCGTGCCACGGTGACCAAGcatgtatttatgttttatttcgtGTTTTAACATGCAACTTCCACATTGTTGGATCACTCCTCTGACTCTCATGTTTCTCTGGTAGTATGTAATTTATACTCAGTGTCCACTGGATACATGTTACAGAGAGTATTTTAAAGCACAGTTTATCTGCTACATATGAAGAAATGTTGGGATCACTGATACACAGC
The sequence above is drawn from the Neomonachus schauinslandi chromosome 5, ASM220157v2, whole genome shotgun sequence genome and encodes:
- the LOC110577785 gene encoding olfactory receptor 6C2-like yields the protein MKNHTVTTFILLGLTDDPQLQIPIFMFLFLTYVLSITGNLTIISLTLVDSHLKTPMYFFLQNFALLEISFTSACIPRYLYNIATGDRSIAFNICVIQVFFIDVFGVTEFFLLATMSYDRYVAICKPLHYVTIMNSRVCKRLVLCCWMAGLLIIFPPLTLFLNLKFCDSNVIDYFFCDASPILKISCSDTWLIEQLVVVCAVLTFILTLVCVLLSYIHIIKTILRFPSAQQRKRAFSTCSSHMTVVSITYGSCIFIYVKPSAKESVTINKGVAVLMSSIAPMLNPFIYTLRNKQVKQAFSESFKKLHWYQKNKRMLKSRNKITS